The following are encoded in a window of Haliaeetus albicilla chromosome 1, bHalAlb1.1, whole genome shotgun sequence genomic DNA:
- the CCT7 gene encoding T-complex protein 1 subunit eta produces MMPTPVILLKEGTDTSQGIPQLVSNINACQVIAEAVRTTLGPRGMDKLIVDDRGKATISNDGATILKLLDVVHPAAKTLVDIAKSQDAEVGDGTTSVTLLAAEFLKQVKPYVEEGLHPQIIIRAFRTATQLAVNKIKDIAVAVKKEDKEEQRSLLEKCAATALSSKLISQSKEFFSKMVVDAVMMLDDLLQLKMIGIKKVQGGALEDSQLVAGVAFKKTFSYAGFEMQPKKYQSPKIALLNVELELKAEKDNAEVRVNTVEDYQAIVDAEWNILYDKLDKIHKSGAKVVLSKLPIGDVATQYFADRDMFCAGRVPEEDLKRTMMACGGSIQTSVNALSDDVLGRCELFEETQIGGERYNFFTGCPKAKTCTVILRGGAEQFMEETERSLHDAIMIVRRAIKNDSVVAGGGAIEMELSKYLRDYSRTIPGKQQLLIGAYAKALEIIPRQLCDNAGFDATNILNKLRAKHAQGGMWYGVDVNNEDIADNFEACVWEPAIVRINALTAASEAACLIVSVDETIKNPRSTVDAAPSGRGRGRGRPHNH; encoded by the exons ATGATG CCAACACCAGTTATCCTGCTGAAGGAGGGGACGGACACCTCGCAGGGGATCCCCCAGCTTGTCAGCAACATCAATGCCTGCCAGGTTATCGCAGAAGCTGTGCGCACTACCCTGGGACCTCGGGGCATGGACAAGCTCATTGTGGATGACCGGG GCAAAGCCACTATCTCTAACGATGGTGCCACCATTCTGAAGCTCCTCGATGTTGTCCATCCGGCTGCAAAGACGTTGGTGGACATTGCCAAATCTCAGGATGCAGAG GTTGGTGATGGTACCACGTCTGTAACTCTGCTTGCTGCTGAGTTCCTGAAACAAGTGAAGCCCTACGTGGAGGAAGGCCTCCATCCACAAATCATCATCCGTGCCTTCCGCACAGCAACGCAGCTG GCTGTAAACAAGATCAAAGACATTGCTGTTGCAGTGAAGAAGGAAGATAAAGA agagcagagaagtCTGCTGGAGAAGTGTGCAGCCACAGCCCTGAGCTCTAAGCTGATCTCCCAGAGCAAAGAGTTTTTTTCCAAGATGGTTGTAGATGCTGTCATGATGTTAGATGACTTGTTACAACTCAAAATGATTGGAATAAAGAAGGTCCAAGGAGGTGCTTTGGAA GACTCTCAGCTGGTGGCCGGAGTTGCCTTTAAGAAGACATTCTCTTATGCTGGGTTTGAAATGCAGCCCAAGAAGTATCAGTCTCCTAAGATTGCCTTGCTGAATGTGGAGCTGGAGCTCAAAGCCGAGAAGGACAATGCTGAAGTCCGAGTAAACACGGTAGAG GATTATCAGGCCATCGTGGATGCTGAGTGGAACATCTTATATGACAAACTAGACAAAATCCACAAGTCGGGAGCCAAAGTTGTCCTGTCCAAACTTCCTATTGGTGATGTCGCTACTCAGTACTTTGCAGATAGAGACATGTTTTGTGCCGGCCGTGTCCCGGAAGAAGATCTCAAGCGAACTATGATG GCCTGTGGCGGTTCCATTCAGACTAGTGTCAATGCCCTGTCGGATGATGTTCTGGGCCGATGCGAACTCTTTGAGGAGACTCAGATTGGAGGAGAGAG GTATAACTTCTTCACAGGCTGCCCGAAGGCAAAGACTTGCACGGTAATCCTGCGAGGGGGTGCAGAGCAGTTCATGGAAGAGACGGAACGGTCCCTGCATGATGCCATCATGATAGTCAGGAGAGCAATCAAG aaCGACTCGGTTGTTGCCGGAGGTGGTGCGATAGAGATGGAGCTTTCCAAATACCTGCGGGACTATTCCAGGACCATTCCAggcaagcagcagctgctgataGGTGCTTACGCTAAAGCCCTCGAGATCATTCCCCGCCAGCTCTGCGACAACGCTGGCTTTGATGCCACCAACATACTGAACAAGCTCCGAGCCAAGCATGCGCAG GGAGGTATGTGGTACGGCGTCGACGTGAACAACGAGGACATCGCCGATAACTTCGAGGCCTGCGTGTGGGAGCCGGCCATCGTGCGCATCAACGCGCTGACGGCGGCCTCTGAGGCTGCCTGCCTTATCGTCTCTGTGGACGAAACCATCAAGAACCCCCGTTCCACCGTGGACGCTGCGCCCAGCGGacggggccggggccgaggcAGACCCCACAACCACTGA